The nucleotide sequence GGGGTCTGCGATGTGTGCCTGGATCGTGAAGACGATGGGCTTGCCTGGGAATCGCTGGTGTAGATCATCCTCCAGGTAGCTCTTGGGGAGGTTCTCGAGGAacttcttgtcctcgtcggTCTTCTGGGGGTAGAGATGCTCCCCATCTGCGGGAATGAGGCGGTACCGCACGTTGGtgaccttgccgtccttgttggTCAGGACATGTGTGTTGGGCTCGTAGTACGTGATAGTACCATAGTTGTGGGGGTTTGGCTTCTCGGCCGACACAAATTCCCTGGCGGATTCGTGGCCAGGCTGACCGAGAAAGGCATTGAACGCAGCCCCAACCTGCTTCAggatctccttctccttggtaGCATCACGGCCCTCCTCAAGGGCCTTCTTGAGCGCGGCTTCAGCCTTTCCAACAGCCCCAAAGAGCTTcaggaaggccaagaagccctcACCGTCCTTGGTGGCGAATCCGTTGAAGGTGTGGGCGATCAGGTCGGTGTACGTATCACAGTCAATCTGGAAACGGACAGCGATACCCTTAGGGGTGGCGCCGTTGTCCACGTCGGCAATGTGAGGGATACCACCACCGACAGAAAAGCGAGCGACGACAGGGGTTGAGGGGTGGTTGAAGTGAGGAGCAATGGAAAgtgtcttggcctcctttGTTGGTGTGAATTTACcctcaacaagaagaccCTTGGCGTGAGCTGTGTACATGAGTGAGACTGAGATCAACATCAAAGGTTCTGAGGTACATACTGGTGCGATAGCCAGGATGCTTGCCGAAAATCGCCTGCATGGCATTCACCAAGTCCTTTGGGAGTCCGCCCTTTGCTGCGGCATCTGCGCTGCCATTGGAGGGAACACCTTGAGTGGAAGACATTGTGAGGGACTAGACTCGGTCAAAGTGAATGTCAAGTAGGAATAGTTTGGAAAGTTTGTGAATTATGGAAGAACAAGGCGACTTTATCAAGTCGAAGCCGACGCAGCGAGATTGCCCAGGTGAGAAAACAATCGAGCACGACATTCCTCAAGGTTCCATCACATTTTGCCTTATCAGAGAGTAAGCGGTTCTAGAGTGGTCGCCGCCAAGAGACAGCCAGCCATTCCGATGCATATCGGCGATCACGGGCTTTTGTTGACCATGCATTCGTAGCGCTAGCTCCGGTGCACAGCCTCCCATCTGCTCTTTCAACTATCAGGACGACTATCTCGACTACCTGCACAAAGAGACTCTTTTCTCCCTTGCAGAAACATAGCGTGAGGGGATATATTCTCGACCAGCCCATTGTCCTGACCGATGCTGCAGAAGGGAAAACAGCTCCGGCCTCAATGCACGCCACTGCAAGCTCCAAACCTCGCTCCTGTCGATGGAGGCTAGCGGTGTGATATGGTGCGTGGTACGAATGTGTCAATCTCGGGGCTGAGTAGGTTGTGCAACAGTGGCATCAGATGTGGTTGGCGCTGTATTACAGGGGGGACTTGA is from Fusarium keratoplasticum isolate Fu6.1 chromosome 11, whole genome shotgun sequence and encodes:
- a CDS encoding Catalase domain-containing protein — encoded protein: MSSTQGVPSNGSADAAAKGGLPKDLVNAMQAIFGKHPGYRTTHAKGLLVEGKFTPTKEAKTLSIAPHFNHPSTPVVARFSVGGGIPHIADVDNGATPKGIAVRFQIDCDTYTDLIAHTFNGFATKDGEGFLAFLKLFGAVGKAEAALKKALEEGRDATKEKEILKQVGAAFNAFLGQPGHESAREFVSAEKPNPHNYGTITYYEPNTHVLTNKDGKVTNVRYRLIPADGEHLYPQKTDEDKKFLENLPKSYLEDDLHQRFPGKPIVFTIQAHIADPHDVLDDATKPYKSTTFVPVGKLEINKVSDDNAARQQQIAFSPVPERGGVKGITSSKDPLISTRKGVYYISADQRRHEKQVE